Proteins encoded together in one Drosophila albomicans strain 15112-1751.03 chromosome 2R, ASM965048v2, whole genome shotgun sequence window:
- the LOC127565896 gene encoding aprataxin-like protein, translating into MEHISVARHALVKRLENNKDTILIESDRAAVMKDRYPKAQYHFLIVCKEDIANVSLLKQEHIPLLDHMMDLANQIIEQQNHLSSSNFLVGFKMDAFMDRLSMHVISNDFYSVSFKKVSHWNSFHSDLFLTYQAAYALLRSQGCIEPLSKEKALELRSVTTLQCNQCEFKTSTLFELKGHLYKHWNDREHDIEVKKQLEKITQMLDESKLDEQESNVESPKSPEDSKPHSTQWRSNPSDQNQTNVISRETKPTSANWRQRPNHVPNDCEQQQSTLPYENHFERHFQNYAIRQHQPYLHPLLGQSLMGPSPPFAQGNYYQSLNQFQQPQPRMLNANNTINQQNYMRFLAPQSTESPPRFNPFKQTPNMANFNRYQCPVNPTNRQNVTIHDKPRWIPKPQYKQNQPGVDSPGNSSNKLPSEANEAKQTKPQQKQNPNAKADICNNSTVLKEQPNKANQNKPKWKPKAQHSQGPNNNLNKSAGNKAANPTKLQHK; encoded by the exons ATGGAACACATAAGCGTAGCAAGGCACGCGTTGGTTAAACGTTTGGAGAATAATAAGGACACAATATTGATTGAAAGTGATCGGGCAGCGGTAATGAAGGATCGTTACCCCAAGGCCCAATATCATTTTCTTATTGTATGCAAAGAAGATATTGCAAATGTGTCTTTA ttAAAACAGGAGCACATTCCGCTTTTGGATCATATGATGGACCTTGCCAATCAAATCATTGAGCAGCAAAATCACTTGTCATCTAGTAATTTTCTTGTGGGCTTCAAAATGGATGCATTTATGGATCGGCTAAGCATGCATGTGATATCAAATGATTTCTATTctgtttcatttaaaaaagtatCGCATTGGAATAGCTTCCACTCAGATTTGTTTCTTACCTATCAGGCTGCTTATGCACTTCTACGCTCACAAGGCTGCATTGAGCCACTTTCTAAGGAAAAAGCATTAGAATTGCGATCTGTCACAACACTGCAGTGTAATCAATGTGAATTTAAGACCAGCACATTATTCGAATTAAAAGGTCATCTGTATAAACATTGGAATGATCGTGAACACGACATTGAAGTCAAGAAGCAACTGGAGAAGATCACTCAAATGCTTGATGAATCAAAATTGGATGAGCAAGAAAGCAACGTCGAAAGTCCTAAATCACCAGAGGATTCGAAACCGCACTCAACACAGTGGCGTTCAAATCCATCTGATCAAAATCAAACTAACGTCATCAGCAGAGAGACAAAACCCACGTCAGCCAATTGGCGCCAGCGTCCAAATCATGTGCCAAACGATTGCGAACAACAGCAGTCAACGCTGCCGTATGAAAACCACTTTGAGAGGCATTTCCAGAACTATGCAATCAGACAACATCAGCCATATTTGCATCCTCTGCTTGGGCAGAGCCTAATGGGACCATCTCCACCTTTTGCTCAGGGCAATTATTATCAAAGCTTAAACCAATTTCAACAACCGCAACCCCGCATGTTGAATGCTAATAACACTATTAACCAACAGAATTATATGCGATTTCTTGCACCGCAGTCAACTGAGTCGCCTCCCCGGTTCAATCCATTTAAGCAGACACCAAACATGGCCAACTTCAATCGATATCAATGCCCAGTCAATCCTACCAATCGTCAGAATGTAACCATCCACGATAAACCCAGGTGGATTCCAAAGCCTCagtataaacaaaatcaacCTGGTGTCGATTCACCTGGAAATAGTTCAAATAAATTGCCATCTGAAGCGAATGAAGCCAAGCAAACTAAGCCTCAACAGAAGCAGAACCCAAATGCTAAAGCTGATATTTGCAATAACTCCACAGTACTGAAGGAACAACCAAACAAAGCTAACCAAAACAAACCCAAGTGGAAACCTAAAGCTCAACATAGTCAAGGGCCAAACAATAACTTAAACAAATCTGCAGGCAACAAAGCAGCGAATCCAACAAAGTTACAGCATAAATAA
- the LOC117575938 gene encoding thymus-specific serine protease-like: MKFSLVILQLVLVLAPFASSVSLREPEIPAFIKTLKEMHQGPPRHPTTRKSHVKTRWITQKLDNFDETNNKTWQNRILINERHFVEGSPIFIYLGGEWVIEPADIGSVHLADIAKAHKGTILTTEHRFYGESIPIKPLSTENLSRYQNVKQALADVVNVIKVLKEEDKYKDSKVVVQGCSYSATMATWLKKLYPDVIVGSWASSAPLEAKVNFREYMKVVGEAYRELGGDHCYNIIDNATSYYENLFYNGKGAQAKKELNLCSDFDEDDERDQWQYFSTVANTFGNLAQYQNPQNKDLSNYCSNLRNFSDNDYEALSKFVQWRLENPKCVNTKYQDSVDYYLWSKDDYDGEDLAWMFQTCNEFGWFQSSGSRNQPFGTNFPVTLYTDICEDVFGSNYSEANIRKLIRETNYEFGGIENVEGVYFTQGGLDPWARVGAGLAQAATIYPQASHCSDLGSIGASDSAALRASKERIAELIREWLA; the protein is encoded by the exons ATGAAGTTTTCTTTAGTGATATTACAGCTAGTATTAGTGCTAGCACCTTTCGCCTCCTCAGTTAGTTTAAGAGAACCTGAAATTCCTGCCTTCATTAAAACATTGAAGGAAATGCACCAAGGGCCACCAAGGCATCCGACTACAAGGAAATCCCATGTTAAGACTCGCTGGATCACCCAAAAGCTGGACAACTTTGATGAGACCAATAATAAGACTTGGCAAAAC cGTATTCTGATAAACGAGCGCCACTTCGTGGAGGGATCCCCGATATTCATTTATCTCGGTGGCGAATGGGTAATAGAACCTGCAGATATAGGATCAGTACATCTGGCAGACATCGCAAAGGCACACAAGGGCACCATTCTCACCACAGAACATCGATTCTATGGCGAGAGTATCCCAATTAA ACCCCTGTCCACAGAAAACCTTAGCAGGTATCAAAATGTGAAGCAAGCTTTGGCCGATGTGGTGAATGTTATTAAGGTACTTAAGGAGGAGGACAAGTACAAGGATTCGAAGGTCGTCGTTCAAGGATGTTCCTACTCTGCAACCATGGCAACGTGGCTCAAGAAATTGTATCCCGATGTCATTGTAGGCAGTTGGGCATCCAGTGCTCCCCTTGAAGCCAAGGTTAACTTTAGAG AATATATGAAAGTTGTTGGGGAAGCCTACAGAGAACTGGGAGGAGACCATTGCTACAACATCATTGACAATGCCACCTCTTATTATGAAAACTTGTTCTATAACGGTAAGGGTGCTCAGGCTAAGAAAGAATTAAATCTCTGCAGTGATTTTGACGAGGACGATGAAAGAGATCAGTGGCAATACTTTAGCACTGTTGCGAATACTTTCGGAAACCTCGCTCAATACCAGAA TCCTCAAAACAAAGACTTGTCCAACTACTGTTCGAATCTTCGTAACTTCAGTGATAATGATTATGAAGCTTTGTCTAAATTTGTGCAATGGCGACTTGAAAATCCGAAATGTGTCAACACCAAATACCAAGACTCTGTCGATTACTACTTGTGGTCGAAGGACGACTACGACGGCGAGGATCTGGCTTGGATGTTCCAGACATGCAATGAATTTGGCTGGTTCCAGTCCTCTGGTAGTCGTAATCAACCATTTGGTACTAATTTCCCAGTCACCCTTTACACTGATATTTGTGAGGATGTTTTCGGATCCAACTACTCTGAGGCAAATATTCGCAAGCTAATCAGGGAGACAAATTATGAGTTTGGAGGTATTGAAAACGTTGAGGGCGTTTATTTTACTCAGGGTGGTTTAGATCCCTGGGCCAGGGTTGGAGCCGGCTTGGCACAAGCAGCCACCATTTATCCACAAGCTTCTCACTGCTCTGATCTGGGCTCAATTGGTGCCTCTGACAGTGCAGCCTTGCGCGCCTCTAAGGAGCGTATTGCAGAGCTTATTCGCGAGTGGCTTGCATAA
- the LOC117576060 gene encoding aprataxin-like protein, with amino-acid sequence MADETDVEFQRGLLTRKMEAGQDVVMETNQAAVLRNVDVPKAKYHFVVLPKEDIVNVTALSRKHLPLLDHMLELAVQTIEQQTQSQLSNFLIGFKMDAFMNRLNMHVISKDFCADTMSRNQHWNTFNTELFITFQTVHALINFKGFIEPMSPERAESLRKAFPVQCNQCSFKTGNFPKFKDHLEYHRQRKEKYQTNLSESMAKMNLNGSCMKKGPKCGPRPQGFRPHSQLGSTEANQAHPNPYRKFSNNQKKSNPQTNKSNGDNSKNISPN; translated from the exons ATGGCAGATGAGACGGACGTCGAATTCCAACGTGGTCTATTGACCCGCAAAATGGAAGCTGGCCAGGATGTCGTCATGGAAACTAATCAAGCGGCGGTGCTTCGCAATGTGGATGTGCCGAAAGCTAAGTATCACTTTGTTGTTCTACCCAAGGAGGATATTGTTAATGTGACAGCG CTATCGCGTAAACATTTGCCTCTGCTGGACCATATGTTGGAGCTGGCCGTTCAGACCATTGAACAGCAAACGCAATCGCAATTGAGTAATTTTCTGATTGGATTTAAAATGGATGCATTTATGAATCGTCTGAATATGCATGTCATTTCCAAGGATTTCTGTGCGGATACCATGAGCCGAAATCAGCATTGGAATACATTCAATACTGAATTGTTTATCACATTTCAAACTGTCCACGCCCTGATAAATTTTAAAGGATTTATTGAACCCATGTCACCGGAGCGGGCAGAGAGTTTGCGAAAAGCTTTTCCCGTTCAATGCAACCAATGCAGTTTCAAAACTGGTAATTTTCCAAAGTTTAAGGATCATCTTGAATACCACAGGCagagaaaagagaaatatCAAACTAATTTGAGTGAATCAATGgcaaaaatgaatttgaatggCAGTTGCATGAAGAAGGGTCCCAAATGTGGGCCTCGACCTCAAGGCTTTCGTCCACACTCCCAGCTAGGCTCAACAGAAGCAAATCAAGCCCATCCGAATCCTTATAGGAAATTCTCCAATAACCAAAAGAAATCGAATCCTCAAACAAACAAGTCAAATGGGGACAATTCCAAGAACATTTCACCTAACTGA
- the LOC117575934 gene encoding putative serine protease K12H4.7 — MKFTLILIFALVAPLAYSASLPKKEVPDFIKSLKDLQRGPPRQATTRKSHVKTRWITQKLDNFDEANNATWQDRILINERHFVEGSPIFIYLGGEWVIQPGDIENVHLADIAKEHKGTILTTEHRFFGESIPIKPLSTENLSKYQNVKQALADVVNVIKVLKEDDKYKDSKVVVQGCSYSATMATWLKKLYPDVIVGSWASSAPLEAKVNFREFMKVVGEAYRELGGDYCYNIIDNATSYFENLFYNGQGAQAKKELNLCSDFDENDERDQWQYFSTVANVFANLAQYQNPQNKDLSNYCSNLRNFSDNDYEALSKFVQWRLENPECVSTKYQDAVDYYLWSKDNYDGDGLAWTFQTCSEFGWFQSSGSRNQPFGTNFPVTLYTDICEAVFGSAYSETKIRDLIKETNADFGGIESVEDVYFTQGGLDPWAKVGAGVAQGATIIPQAAHCSDLGSISASDSAALRASKERVSELIAQWLA; from the exons ATGAAGTTTACTTTAATCCTAATTTTTGCGCTAGTAGCGCCTCTAGCTTATTCAGCTAGTCTTCCAAAAAAAGAAGTTCCTGACTTTATTAAATCCCTGAAGGACCTTCAGCGTGGCCCTCCTAGGCAGGCCACCACCAGGAAATCCCATGTTAAGACTCGCTGGATCACCCAGAAACTGGACAACTTTGATGAAGCCAATAATGCGACCTGGCAAGAC CGTATTCTGATTAACGAGCGCCACTTCGTGGAGGGTTCCCCGATATTCATTTACCTCGGTGGCGAATGGGTAATACAACCTGGAGATATAGAAAATGTACATCTGGCAGACATCGCAAAGGAACACAAGGGCACCATTCTCACCACAGAACATCGGTTCTTTGGCGAGAGTATTCCCATTAA ACCCCTGTCCACAGAAAACCTTAGCAAGTATCAAAATGTGAAGCAAGCCTTGGCCGATGTGGTAAATGTTATTAAGGTACTTAAGGAGGATGATAAGTACAAGGATTCGAAGGTCGTCGTTCAAGGATGTTCCTACTCTGCAACCATGGCAACTTGGCTGAAAAAATTGTATCCCGATGTAATTGTCGGCAGTTGGGCATCCAGTGCTCCCCTTGAAGCCAAGGTTAACTTTAGAG AGTTCATGAAAGTTGTTGGAGAAGCCTACAGAGAGCTAGGAGGAGACTATTGCTACAACATCATTGACAATGCCACATcctattttgaaaatttattctATAACGGACAAGGAGCCCAGGCCAAGAAAGAATTAAATCTCTGCAGTGATTTTGACGAGAATGACGAAAGAGATCAGTGGCAATACTTTAGCACTGTTGCGAATGTTTTCGCAAACCTCGCTCAATACCAGAA TCCTCAAAACAAAGACTTGTCCAACTACTGTTCGAATCTTCGTAACTTCAGTGATAATGATTATGAAGCTTTGTCTAAATTTGTGCAATGGCGACTTGAAAATCCGGAGTGTGTCAGCACTAAATACCAGGACGCTGTCGATTACTACTTGTGGTCGAAGGATAACTACGACGGCGATGGTCTGGCTTGGACGTTCCAGACATGCAGTGAATTTGGCTGGTTCCAGTCCTCTGGTAGTCGTAATCAACCATTTGGCACTAATTTCCCAGTCACCCTTTACACCGATATTTGTGAGGCTGTTTTCGGATCTGCTTACTCTGAGACTAAAATTCGGGACCTAATCAAGGAGACGAATGCTGATTTTGGTGGCATCGAGAGCGTTGAGGACGTTTACTTCACACAGGGTGGTTTGGATCCCTGGGCCAAGGTTGGAGCTGGTGTGGCACAAGGAGCCACCATTATTCCACAAGCTGCTCACTGCTCTGATCTGGGTTCGATAAGCGCCTCGGACAGTGCAGCTTTGCGCGCCTCTAAAGAGCGTGTTTCGGAACTCATTGCTCAGTGGCTTGCATAA
- the LOC117575939 gene encoding uncharacterized protein LOC117575939, whose product MDFSSHMLIMPISTPAKLPHIVANLTPHKSASTPMPHSISCSFDPEKRNGLDLDFELTDVVVPPTKGNIRKFIARRNGQLNPIGDFTDQLDRSISCPFQKSTVKKQNCVLHINYNGQQAALVCQVRTNDLAALKHRLSPLLRQHKSRFRNVQIERNLFKPTGLIHALVTCQTPIDLASLKLDAQRCKAQDCKVINMAEGKLCFNCQPSDLAKVTARLRLCGYKPLRSEVGQCARDSLVKLPVAQLQRYVEFLKALKADTDMVKVYDNVENSTATLHG is encoded by the coding sequence ATGGATTTTTCCAGTCATATGTTAATAATGCCCATAAGCACACCGGCCAAGTTGCCGCATATTGTGGCCAATCTAACGCCGCACAAATCTGCTAGTACTCCCATGCCACATTCGATATCATGTAGTTTTGATCCAGAGAAGCGTAATGGAttggatttggattttgaATTAACAGATGTTGTGGTACCACCAACCAAAGGAAATATTCGTAAATTTATTGCTAGGCGCAACGGACAATTGAATCCAATCGGAGATTTCACTGATCAATTAGATCGATCAATTTCGTGTCCATTTCAGAAGTCGACGGTCAAGAAACAGAATTGCgttttgcatataaattacaaTGGACAGCAGGCGGCATTAGTGTGTCAGGTGCGAACCAATGATTTGGCTGCACTTAAGCATCGCTTATCGCCGCTGTTGCGTCAACATAAATCACGCTTTCGTAACGTTCAGATCGAGCGTAATCTATTCAAGCCCACTGGTCTCATCCATGCCCTTGTGACTTGTCAAACGCCCATCGATTTGGCGTCATTGAAGTTAGATGCACAGCGTTGCAAGGCGCAGGACTGTAAGGTAATCAACATGGCTGAGGGAAAGCTGTGCTTCAATTGCCAACCATCGGACTTAGCAAAGGTTACAGCCAGACTTAGGCTATGTGGCTACAAGCCTCTTCGCTCCGAGGTTGGGCAATGTGCGCGAGATTCGTTGGTAAAGTTGCCAGTGGCACAATTGCAACGCTATGTGGAGTTCCTCAAGGCCCTTAAGGCGGACACGGACATGGTGAAGGTCTATGACAATGTGGAGAACTCGACGGCGACGCTGCACGGCTGA
- the LOC117575933 gene encoding LOW QUALITY PROTEIN: putative serine protease K12H4.7 (The sequence of the model RefSeq protein was modified relative to this genomic sequence to represent the inferred CDS: inserted 1 base in 1 codon), with the protein MKYSLEVLQLVLVLAPLSTAKLMEPEIPAFIKTMKEMHQGPPRQPTTKDSHVETRWITQKLDNFDEANNKTWQNRILINEHNFVEGSPIFIYLGGEWRIQPGDIGSVHLADIAKEHKGTILTTEHRFFGESIPIKPLSSENLSKYQNVKQALADVVNVIKVLKEEDKYKDSKVVVQGCSYSATMATWLKKLYPDVIVGSWASSAPLEAKVNFRDFMKVVGEAYRQLGGDYCYDIIDNATSYYENLFYNGEGAQAKKELNLCSNFDEDDERDQWQYFSTVANVFANIAQYQKPEHYDLAQYCSVLRSFSDNDYIALSKFVQWRLGYPACVNTRYQGTVNYYLWEKDNYDGTGLAWTFQTCSEFGWFQSSGSRNQPFGSXFPVTLYTDICEDVFGSNYSEANIRKLIRETNDEFGGIEKVDGVYFTQGGLDPWAKVGAGLAQGATIYPQASHCSDLGSIGASDSAALRASKERIAELIREWLA; encoded by the exons ATGAAGTATTCTTTAGAGGTACTACAGCTAGTACTAGTCCTAGCACCTTTATCCACAGCTAAGTTGATGGAACCTGAAATTCCTGCCTTCATTAAAACAATGAAGGAAATGCACCAAGGACCACCAAGGCAGCCGACCACCAAGGATTCCCATGTTGAGACTCGCTGGATCACGCAAAAGCTGGACAACTTTGATGAGGCCAATAATAAAACTTGGCAAAAc CGCATTCTGATTAACGAGCACAACTTCGTGGAGGGATCCCCGATATTCATTTATCTTGGTGGCGAATGGAGAATACAACCTGGAGATATAGGATCAGTACATCTGGCAGACATTGCAAAGGAACACAAGGGCACCATTCTCACCACAGAACATCGATTCTTTGGCGAGAGTATCCCCATTAA ACCCCTGTCCTCAGAAAACTTGAGCAAGTATCAAAATGTTAAGCAAGCTTTGGCCGATGTGGTGAATGTTATTAAGGTACTTAAGGAGGAGGACAAGTACAAGGATTCGAAGGTCGTCGTTCAAGGATGTTCCTACTCTGCAACCATGGCAACTTGGCTTAAGAAATTGTATCCCGATGTTATTGTGGGCAGTTGGGCATCCAGTGCTCCCCTTGAAGCCAAGGTTAACTTTAGAG attttatgaAAGTTGTTGGAGAAGCCTACAGGCAGCTGGGAGGAGACTATTGCTACGATATTATTGACAATGCCACCTCATATTATGAAAACTTGTTCTATAATGGAGAGGGTGCTCAGGCTAAGAAAGAATTAAACCTCTGCAGTAACTTTGACGAGGACGACGAAAGAGATCAGTGGCAATATTTTAGCACTGTTGCGAACGTTTTCGCCAACATCGCTCAATACCAgaa ACCCGAGCACTATGACTTGGCCCAATACTGTTCCGTTCTTCGTAGCTTCAGTGACAACGATTATATAGCTTTATCTAAATTTGTGCAATGGCGTCTCGGATATCCGGCTTGTGTCAACACCAGATACCAAGGAACTGTTAACTACTACTTGTGGGAAAAGGACAACTATGATGGCACTGGTCTAGCTTGGACGTTCCAGACATGCAGTGAATTTGGTTGGTTCCAGTCCTCTGGTAGTCGCAATCAACCATTTGGAT AATTCCCAGTCACCCTTTACACGGATATTTGTGAGGATGTTTTCGGATCTAACTACTCTGAGGCAAATATTCGCAAACTAATCAGGGAGACAAATGATGAGTTTGGAGGTATCGAAAAAGTTGACGGCGTTTATTTTACTCAAGGTGGTTTAGATCCATGGGCTAAGGTTGGAGCCGGGTTGGCACAAGGAGCAACCATTTATCCACAAGCTTCTCACTGCTCTGATCTGGGCTCAATTGGCGCCTCTGACAGTGCAGCCTTGCGTGCCTCTAAAGAGCGTATTGCAGAGCTTATTCGCGAGTGGCTTgcataa
- the LOC117575932 gene encoding thymus-specific serine protease-like, whose amino-acid sequence MKFSLVILQLVLVLAPFASTVSLREPEIPAFIKTLKEMHQGPPRHPTTRKSHVKTRWITQKLDNFDKANNETWQDRILINERHFVEGSPIFIYLGGEWVIQPGDIENVHLADIAKEHKGTILTTEHRFFGESIPIKPLSSENLSKYQNVKQALADVVNVIEVLKEEDKYKDSKVVVQGCSYSATMATWLKKLYPDVIVGSWASSAPLEAKVNFRDFMKVVGEAYRQLGGDYCYDIIDNATSYYENLFYNGEGAQAKKELNLCSDFDENDERDQWQYFSTVANIFANIAQYQRPENNDLAKYCTNLRNFSDNDYEALSKFVQWRLENPECVSTKYQDAVDYYLWSKDNYDGDGLAWTFQTCSEFGWFQSSGSRNQPFGSNFPVTLYTDICEDVFGSNYSETNIRKLIRETNDEFGGIENVEGVYFTQGGLDPWAKVGAGLAQAATIYPQASHCSDLGSIGASDSAALRASKERIAELIREWLA is encoded by the exons ATGAAGTTTTCTTTAGTGATATTACAGCTAGTATTAGTGCTAGCACCTTTCGCCTCCACAGTTAGTTTAAGGGAACCTGAAATTCCTGCCTTCATTAAAACATTGAAGGAAATGCACCAAGGGCCACCAAGGCATCCGACTACCAGGAAATCCCATGTTAAGACTCGCTGGATCACCCAGAAACTGGACAACTTTGATAAAGCTAATAATGAGACTTGGCAAGAC cGCATTCTGATTAACGAGCGCCACTTCGTGGAGGGTTCCCCGATATTCATTTACCTCGGTGGCGAATGGGTAATACAACCTGGAGATATAGAAAATGTACATCTGGCAGACATCGCAAAGGAACACAAGGGCACCATTCTCACCACAGAACATCGATTCTTTGGCGAAAGTATCCCCATTAA ACCCCTGTCCTCAGAAAACTTGAGCAAGTATCAAAATGTTAAGCAAGCTTTGGCCGATGTGGTGAATGTTATTGAGGTACTTAAGGAGGAGGACAAGTACAAGGATTCGAAGGTCGTCGTTCAAGGATGTTCCTACTCTGCAACCATGGCAACTTGGCTTAAGAAATTGTATCCCGATGTTATTGTGGGCAGTTGGGCATCCAGTGCTCCCCTTGAAGCCAAGGTTAACTTTAGAG attttatgaAAGTTGTTGGAGAAGCCTACAGGCAGCTGGGAGGAGACTATTGCTACGATATTATTGACAATGCCACCTCATATTATGAAAACTTGTTCTATAATGGCGAGGGTGCTCAGGCTAAGAAAGAATTAAATCTCTGCAGTGATTTTGACGAGAATGACGAAAGAGATCAGTGGCAATACTTTAGCACTGTTGCGAATATTTTCGCCAACATCGCTCAATACCAGAG ACCTGAAAACAATGATTTGGCCAAGTACTGTACGAATCTTCGTAACTTCAGCGATAATGATTATGAAGCTTTGTCTAAATTTGTGCAATGGCGACTTGAAAATCCGGAGTGTGTCAGCACTAAATACCAGGACGCTGTCGATTACTATTTGTGGTCGAAGGACAACTATGATGGCGATGGTCTAGCTTGGACGTTCCAGACATGCAGTGAATTTGGTTGGTTCCAGTCCTCTGGTAGTCGCAATCAACCATTTGGATCTAATTTCCCAGTCACCCTTTACACTGATATTTGTGAGGATGTTTTCGGATCTAACTACTCTGAGACAAATATTCGCAAGCTAATCAGGGAGACAAATGATGAGTTTGGAGGTATCGAAAACGTTGAGGGCGTTTATTTTACTCAAGGTGGTTTAGATCCATGGGCCAAGGTTGGAGCCGGCTTGGCACAAGCAGCCACCATTTATCCACAAGCTTCTCACTGCTCTGATCTGGGCTCAATTGGCGCCTCTGACAGTGCAGCCTTGCGTGCCTCTAAAGAGCGTATTGCAGAGCTTATTCGCGAGTGGCTTgcataa
- the LOC117575357 gene encoding aprataxin-like protein, with protein MSWQTGLIKTILDPSNWIISTDVAVVIADKFPKARHHYLVLPKADIASIFQLNKTHLPLLEELHLLAHNVIEIRGEKIDNFQIGFHAEPSMQRLHLHVISKDFVSSCLKTKKHWNSFNTPLFLPYDSLYTQLNSEGTIKRLSKVTKEALLATPLKCNQCSFVAKNIPSFKEHLQDHSAL; from the exons ATGTCTTGGCAAACCGGGTTGATCAAAACAATTTTGGATCCATCAAATTGGATAATTTCAACagacgttgctgttgttattgccgaTAAATTCCCAAAAGCGCGCCATCATTATCTTGTGCTACCCAAAGCGGATATCGCAAGTATATTTCAG CTGAATAAAACTCACTTGCCGCTTTTGGAAGAATTGCATCTCTTGGCTCACAATGTCATAGAAATTCGTGGCGAAAAGATTGACAATTTCCAAATTGGATTTCATGCCGAGCCTAGCATGCAACGTTTGCACTTACATGTCATCTCCAAAGATTTCGTTTCAAGCTGCCTCAAGACAAAAAAACACTGGAACAGTTTCAACACTCCGCTCTTTTTGCCCTACGATT CCCTTTATACTCAGCTCAATAGCGAAGGCACCATCAAACGCTTATCAAAAGTTACAAAGGAAGCGCTGCTTGCCACTCCGCTGAAATGTAATCAGTGTTCATTTGTGGCAAAAAATATTCCATCATTCAAGGAGCATTTACAAGATCACAGTGCTTTATAA